From Coturnix japonica isolate 7356 chromosome 3, Coturnix japonica 2.1, whole genome shotgun sequence, the proteins below share one genomic window:
- the E2F6 gene encoding transcription factor E2F6 isoform X2 — protein MAAASKWERLRPLRPDTLRLSATPMLDLSLDDDVPVVKKTLKVKRPRFDVSLVYLTRKFMDLVKNAPDGVLDLNDVAIALGVQKRRVYDITSVLDGINLIQKRSKNHIQWVGTDLDRIVEVAAQRQNLKDELSDLSAMEEALDELIKDCAHQLFDLTDDKENAKLAYVTYQDIRSIQAFQKQIVIAIKAPEETRLEIPIPKEDCIKVHVKSTKGPIDVYLCEVEQEKPGDKTSEDKEAVTSETEPSVPPDEE, from the exons ATGGCCGCCGCCTCCAAGTGGGAGCGCCTGAGGCCGCTGCGGCCGGACACGCTGCGTCTGAGCGCG acacCAATGCTTGACTTGAGTTTAGATGATGACGTACCAGTTGTAAAAA AAACTCTGAAGGTCAAAAGGCCTCGATTTGATGTATCCTTGGTTTATTTGACTCGAAAATTCATGGATCTTGTCAAAAATGCTCCAGATGGCGTCCTTGATTTAAACGACGTAGCAATAGCTCTTGGAGTACAGAAACGAAGAGTGTATGACATCACCAGCGTGTTGGATGGGATCAACTTAATTCAGAAAAGATCAAAGAATCACATCCAGTGGGT AGGTACTGATCTTGACCGAATTGTTGAAGTGGCAGCACAACGGCAAAACCTTAAAGATGAACTTTCTGACTTGTCAGCCATGGAAGAAGCTCTGGATGAATTAATCAAGGATTGTGCTCATCAGTTATTTGATCTAACAgatgacaaagaaaatgcaaa ACTAGCTTATGTGACGTACCAAGATATCCGCAGCATTCAGgcatttcaaaagcagattGTGATTGCAATCAAAGCTCCGGAAGAAACCAGACTGGAAATACCGATTCCTAAAGAA GATTGCATCAAAGTACACGTAAAGAGCACAAAAGGACCCATTGATGTGTATCTGTGTGAGGTGGAACAAGAGAAGCCAGGAGACAAAACTTCTGAAGATAAGGAAGCTGTCACTTCTGAAACTGAGCCATCAGTTCCTCCCGATGAAG agtgA
- the E2F6 gene encoding transcription factor E2F6 isoform X3 has translation MAAASKWERLRPLRPDTLRLSATPMLDLSLDDDVPVVKKTLKVKRPRFDVSLVYLTRKFMDLVKNAPDGVLDLNDVAIALGVQKRRVYDITSVLDGINLIQKRSKNHIQWVGTDLDRIVEVAAQRQNLKDELSDLSAMEEALDELIKDCAHQLFDLTDDKENAKLAYVTYQDIRSIQAFQKQIVIAIKAPEETRLEIPIPKEDCIKVHVKSTKGPIDVYLCEVEQEKPGDKTSEDKEAVTSETEPSVPPDEGEQTGGETEYFNLLKQDWLGFSLSRSPVLQDVVVVVV, from the exons ATGGCCGCCGCCTCCAAGTGGGAGCGCCTGAGGCCGCTGCGGCCGGACACGCTGCGTCTGAGCGCG acacCAATGCTTGACTTGAGTTTAGATGATGACGTACCAGTTGTAAAAA AAACTCTGAAGGTCAAAAGGCCTCGATTTGATGTATCCTTGGTTTATTTGACTCGAAAATTCATGGATCTTGTCAAAAATGCTCCAGATGGCGTCCTTGATTTAAACGACGTAGCAATAGCTCTTGGAGTACAGAAACGAAGAGTGTATGACATCACCAGCGTGTTGGATGGGATCAACTTAATTCAGAAAAGATCAAAGAATCACATCCAGTGGGT AGGTACTGATCTTGACCGAATTGTTGAAGTGGCAGCACAACGGCAAAACCTTAAAGATGAACTTTCTGACTTGTCAGCCATGGAAGAAGCTCTGGATGAATTAATCAAGGATTGTGCTCATCAGTTATTTGATCTAACAgatgacaaagaaaatgcaaa ACTAGCTTATGTGACGTACCAAGATATCCGCAGCATTCAGgcatttcaaaagcagattGTGATTGCAATCAAAGCTCCGGAAGAAACCAGACTGGAAATACCGATTCCTAAAGAA GATTGCATCAAAGTACACGTAAAGAGCACAAAAGGACCCATTGATGTGTATCTGTGTGAGGTGGAACAAGAGAAGCCAGGAGACAAAACTTCTGAAGATAAGGAAGCTGTCACTTCTGAAACTGAGCCATCAGTTCCTCCCGATGAAG GAGAGCAGACAGGAGGTGAAACAGAGTATTTTAATCTGCTAAAACAAGATTGGCTTGGATTCAGTCTGTCAAGATCTccagtgctgcaggatgttgtggttgttgtggtttaa
- the E2F6 gene encoding transcription factor E2F6 isoform X1, which yields MAAASKWERLRPLRPDTLRLSATPMLDLSLDDDVPVVKKTLKVKRPRFDVSLVYLTRKFMDLVKNAPDGVLDLNDVAIALGVQKRRVYDITSVLDGINLIQKRSKNHIQWVGTDLDRIVEVAAQRQNLKDELSDLSAMEEALDELIKDCAHQLFDLTDDKENAKLAYVTYQDIRSIQAFQKQIVIAIKAPEETRLEIPIPKEVSFKEDCIKVHVKSTKGPIDVYLCEVEQEKPGDKTSEDKEAVTSETEPSVPPDEE from the exons ATGGCCGCCGCCTCCAAGTGGGAGCGCCTGAGGCCGCTGCGGCCGGACACGCTGCGTCTGAGCGCG acacCAATGCTTGACTTGAGTTTAGATGATGACGTACCAGTTGTAAAAA AAACTCTGAAGGTCAAAAGGCCTCGATTTGATGTATCCTTGGTTTATTTGACTCGAAAATTCATGGATCTTGTCAAAAATGCTCCAGATGGCGTCCTTGATTTAAACGACGTAGCAATAGCTCTTGGAGTACAGAAACGAAGAGTGTATGACATCACCAGCGTGTTGGATGGGATCAACTTAATTCAGAAAAGATCAAAGAATCACATCCAGTGGGT AGGTACTGATCTTGACCGAATTGTTGAAGTGGCAGCACAACGGCAAAACCTTAAAGATGAACTTTCTGACTTGTCAGCCATGGAAGAAGCTCTGGATGAATTAATCAAGGATTGTGCTCATCAGTTATTTGATCTAACAgatgacaaagaaaatgcaaa ACTAGCTTATGTGACGTACCAAGATATCCGCAGCATTCAGgcatttcaaaagcagattGTGATTGCAATCAAAGCTCCGGAAGAAACCAGACTGGAAATACCGATTCCTAAAGAAGTAAGTTTTAAAGAA GATTGCATCAAAGTACACGTAAAGAGCACAAAAGGACCCATTGATGTGTATCTGTGTGAGGTGGAACAAGAGAAGCCAGGAGACAAAACTTCTGAAGATAAGGAAGCTGTCACTTCTGAAACTGAGCCATCAGTTCCTCCCGATGAAG agtgA
- the LOC107312190 gene encoding histone H4-like, translating into GITKPAIRRLARRGGVKRISGLIYEETRGVLKVFLENVIRDAVTYTEHAKRKTVTAMDVVYALKRQGRTLYGFGG; encoded by the coding sequence GGCATCACCAAGCCGGCCATCCGCCGCCTGGCGCGGCGCGGCGGCGTGAAGCGCATCTCGGGGCTGATCTACGAGGAGACGCGCGGCGTGCTCAAGGTGTTCCTGGAGAACGTCATCCGCGACGCCGTCACCTACACCGAGCACGCCAAGAGGAAGACGGTCACGGCCATGGACGTGGTCTACGCGCTCAAGCGCCAGGGACGCACCCTCTACGGCTTCGGCGGTTAA